One window of Halopseudomonas maritima genomic DNA carries:
- a CDS encoding 2-oxoglutarate dehydrogenase E1 component, translating into MPDSVMQQLWSTSHLDGGNASYVEELYELYLHDPNSVAEEWRSYFQKLPQVNGHAGSDVAHSTIRDHFLHLAKSNRRPQAASGGAVSSEHEKKQVDVLRLIQAFRMRGHQASNLDPLGLWKRDEIVDLTLADYDLTDADLDTVFRTGELQIGKDEATLREILDALKVTYCSTFGVEYMHIVDSTQRRWFQQRIESVRGKPQLGADTKRHLLERLTAAEGLEKYLGTKYPGTKRFGVEGGESLIPMLDEIIQRSGSYGTQEVVLGMAHRGRLNVLVNTLGKNPRDLFDEFEGKKKVDMGSGDVKYHQGFSSNVMTSGGEVHLALAFNPSHLEIVSPVVEGSVRARQDRRQDPAGDKVLPISIHGDAAFAGQGVVMETFQMSQTRAYKTGGTIHIVINNQVGFTTSRQDDARSTEYCTDVAKMIQAPIFHVNGDDPEAVLFVTQLAVDYRMQFKRDVVIDLVCYRRRGHNEADEPSGTQPLMYDVITKHPTTRDIYAERLVGEGVLTSDEVQERFEEYRNALDNGDHVVKSLVKEPDTGSFVDWAPYLNHKWTARHDTSFDLKTLQELANKLTDLPDGLVLQRQVGKIIEDRRKMAAGALALNWGFAETMAYATLLHEGHPVRITGQDVGRGTFSHRHAVLHSQNDGRAYVPLRKLSENQPRFDIHDSFLSEEAVLAFEYGYATTTPNALVIWEAQFGDFFNGAQVVVDQFITSGEHKWGRLCGLTMLLPHGYEGQGPEHSSARLERFLQLSAEHNIQVCVPSTPAQVYHMLRRQVIRPLRKPLIALTPKSLLRHKLATSTLEELADGSFQTVIPEVDAIDPKKVDRVIMCSGKVYYDLLEKRRNEEADNIAIVRIEQLYPFPEDDLAEVLAPYKHLKKVVWCQEEPMNQGAWYCSQHHMRRVLAQHKTKNLYLDYAGREASAAPACGHPSMHAEQQEKLLQDAFTV; encoded by the coding sequence ATGCCAGACAGCGTAATGCAGCAGCTGTGGAGTACCTCTCACCTCGACGGTGGGAATGCCTCCTATGTTGAAGAGCTTTATGAGCTCTATCTGCACGATCCGAACAGCGTTGCCGAAGAGTGGCGCAGCTATTTTCAAAAGCTGCCGCAGGTCAACGGCCATGCCGGTTCGGATGTAGCCCATTCCACCATCCGCGATCACTTCCTTCATCTCGCCAAGAGCAATCGTCGTCCGCAAGCTGCCTCCGGCGGTGCGGTCAGCAGCGAGCATGAAAAAAAGCAAGTTGACGTTCTGCGCCTGATCCAGGCTTTTCGGATGCGTGGGCATCAGGCTTCCAACCTTGACCCGCTGGGGCTCTGGAAGCGTGACGAAATCGTTGATCTGACCCTCGCTGATTACGACCTGACCGACGCAGACCTCGACACCGTGTTCCGCACCGGTGAGCTGCAGATCGGCAAGGACGAAGCGACTTTGCGTGAAATCCTCGATGCGCTCAAGGTCACCTACTGCTCGACGTTCGGCGTCGAGTACATGCACATCGTCGATTCCACCCAGCGCCGCTGGTTTCAACAGCGCATCGAAAGCGTGCGCGGCAAGCCTCAGCTGGGCGCCGACACCAAGCGCCACCTGCTGGAGCGTCTGACTGCCGCCGAGGGCCTGGAAAAGTACCTGGGTACCAAATACCCCGGCACCAAGCGCTTTGGCGTTGAAGGCGGTGAAAGCCTGATCCCGATGCTGGACGAAATCATCCAGCGCTCCGGTTCCTACGGCACCCAGGAAGTTGTGCTTGGCATGGCACACCGTGGTCGCCTGAACGTCCTGGTCAACACCCTCGGCAAAAATCCGCGTGACCTGTTCGACGAGTTTGAAGGCAAGAAGAAGGTCGACATGGGCTCCGGTGACGTTAAGTACCACCAGGGTTTCTCTTCCAACGTGATGACCTCCGGTGGCGAAGTCCACCTGGCGCTTGCCTTCAACCCCTCTCACCTGGAAATCGTGTCTCCGGTGGTAGAAGGGTCGGTACGTGCCCGTCAGGATCGCCGTCAGGATCCGGCTGGTGACAAGGTGCTGCCGATCAGCATCCACGGCGACGCCGCCTTCGCAGGGCAGGGCGTGGTCATGGAAACCTTCCAGATGTCCCAGACCCGTGCCTACAAGACCGGTGGCACCATCCACATCGTCATCAACAACCAGGTTGGCTTTACCACTAGCCGCCAGGACGATGCGCGTTCTACCGAGTACTGCACCGATGTCGCCAAGATGATTCAGGCGCCGATCTTCCACGTCAACGGCGACGATCCGGAAGCGGTCCTGTTTGTAACCCAGTTGGCTGTCGATTACCGCATGCAGTTCAAGCGCGACGTGGTTATCGATCTGGTTTGCTACCGTCGTCGTGGCCACAACGAGGCTGACGAGCCGTCCGGCACCCAGCCGCTGATGTATGACGTCATCACCAAGCACCCGACTACCCGCGACATCTATGCTGAGCGTCTGGTAGGCGAGGGCGTGCTGACCAGTGATGAAGTGCAGGAGCGTTTCGAGGAATACCGTAACGCGCTGGACAATGGTGATCACGTGGTCAAGAGCCTGGTCAAGGAGCCCGACACCGGGTCCTTCGTCGACTGGGCCCCTTACCTCAACCACAAGTGGACTGCCCGCCACGACACCAGCTTTGATCTGAAAACCCTGCAGGAGCTGGCCAACAAGCTGACCGACCTGCCCGACGGTCTGGTGCTGCAGCGTCAGGTCGGCAAGATCATCGAAGATCGCCGCAAGATGGCTGCCGGTGCACTGGCGCTGAACTGGGGCTTTGCCGAAACCATGGCCTACGCCACCTTGCTGCACGAAGGTCACCCCGTGCGCATCACTGGCCAGGACGTGGGTCGCGGTACCTTCTCGCACCGTCATGCCGTGCTGCACAGCCAGAACGACGGTCGTGCCTATGTACCGCTGCGCAAGCTGAGCGAAAACCAGCCGCGCTTCGACATCCATGACTCCTTCCTGTCTGAAGAGGCCGTGCTGGCGTTCGAATACGGTTATGCGACCACCACGCCGAACGCGCTGGTGATCTGGGAAGCCCAGTTTGGTGACTTCTTCAACGGCGCCCAGGTGGTAGTTGACCAGTTCATCACCAGTGGTGAGCACAAGTGGGGCCGTCTGTGCGGTCTGACCATGCTGCTGCCGCACGGCTACGAAGGGCAGGGTCCTGAGCACTCCTCTGCACGTCTGGAGCGCTTCCTGCAGTTGTCGGCCGAGCACAACATTCAGGTATGCGTGCCCTCTACCCCGGCGCAGGTCTACCACATGCTGCGCCGCCAGGTGATTCGTCCGCTGCGCAAGCCGCTGATTGCCCTGACGCCCAAGTCGCTGCTGCGCCACAAGCTGGCCACCTCGACGCTGGAAGAGCTGGCTGACGGCTCCTTCCAGACCGTTATTCCTGAGGTCGATGCCATCGATCCCAAGAAAGTGGATCGCGTCATCATGTGCAGCGGCAAAGTCTATTACGACCTGCTGGAGAAGCGCCGCAACGAAGAAGCGGACAACATCGCCATCGTGCGTATTGAGCAGCTGTACCCGTTCCCTGAGGACGATCTGGCCGAGGTTCTGGCGCCCTACAAGCATCTGAAGAAGGTGGTGTGGTGTCAGGAAGAGCCGATGAACCAGGGCGCCTGGTACTGCAGCCAGCACCATATGCGCCGTGTGCTTGCCCAGCACAAGACCAAGAATCTGTATCTGGACTACGCTGGACGGGAGGCGTCTGCCGCCCCGGCCTGTGGACATCCTTCCATGCACGCGGAACAGCAGGAAAAGCTCCTGCAAGACGCCTTTACCGTCTGA
- a CDS encoding succinate dehydrogenase iron-sulfur subunit, whose product MLQVSVYRYNPESDNAPFMQDFQVDTNGKDIMVLDVLALIKEQDVGFSYRRSCREGVCGSDGMNINGKNGLACITPLSAVVKNNKLILRPLPGLPVIRDLVVDMSIFYKQYEKVQPYLQNDTPAPAIERLQSPEEREKLDGLYECILCACCSTSCPSFWWNPDKFIGPAGLLQAYRFLADSRDEKTSERLASLDDPFSVFRCRGIMNCVNVCPKGLNPTRAIGHIRNMLLQNGT is encoded by the coding sequence ATGTTGCAAGTAAGTGTTTATCGTTATAACCCGGAGAGCGACAACGCCCCGTTCATGCAGGACTTTCAGGTCGACACCAACGGCAAGGACATCATGGTTCTTGACGTGCTGGCCCTGATCAAGGAACAGGACGTTGGTTTTTCCTATCGCCGTTCCTGCCGTGAAGGCGTTTGCGGCTCAGACGGCATGAACATCAACGGCAAAAACGGTCTGGCTTGTATCACTCCGCTGTCTGCGGTAGTGAAGAACAACAAGCTGATCCTGCGTCCGCTGCCTGGTTTGCCGGTTATTCGTGACTTGGTTGTAGATATGAGCATCTTCTACAAGCAGTACGAAAAAGTTCAGCCGTATTTGCAGAACGACACGCCGGCGCCGGCTATCGAGCGCCTGCAGTCACCCGAAGAGCGGGAAAAGCTGGATGGCCTGTACGAGTGTATCCTCTGTGCATGCTGCTCCACCTCCTGTCCTTCTTTCTGGTGGAACCCGGACAAGTTTATTGGCCCGGCAGGTCTGCTGCAGGCTTACCGCTTCCTGGCGGATAGCCGCGATGAAAAGACCTCCGAGCGTCTGGCTTCCCTGGATGACCCGTTCAGCGTATTCCGCTGCCGTGGCATCATGAACTGTGTGAATGTGTGCCCGAAAGGTCTTAATCCGACCCGCGCCATTGGCCACATCCGCAACATGTTGCTGCAAAACGGTACCTGA
- the sdhA gene encoding succinate dehydrogenase flavoprotein subunit, producing MSNIRTLTFDAIIIGGGGAGMRAALQLAQGGHKTAVVTKVFPTRSHTVSAQGGITCAIASADPNDDWRWHMYDTVKGSDYIGDQDAIEYMCSVGPEAVFELEHMGLPFSRTEQGRIYQRPFGGQSKNFGEGGQAARTCAAADRTGHALLHTLYQNNVKHNTTFLNEWYAVDLVKNQDGAIVGVIAICIETGETVYIRAKATVLATGGAGRIYASTTNALINTGDGVGMALRAGVPVQDIEMWQFHPTGIAGAGVLVTEGCRGEGGYLINAHGERFMERYAPNAKDLAGRDVVARSMVKEILAGNGVGPNKDHVLLKLDHLGEEVLHSRLPGICELSKTFAHVDPVTAPVPVVPTCHYMMGGVATNIHGQAITQDAEGNDKIVEGLFAVGEIACVSVHGANRLGGNSLLDLVVFGRAAGLHLESALKEGIDYRGASESDIEASLARLSGINERATGEDVAPLRKELQDCMQNYFGVFRTGEYMQKGIKQLADLRERIANVKIDDKSQAFNTARIEALELQNLLEVAEATAIAAEGRKESRGAHAREDFEDRDDENWLCHSLFMPGTKELRKRAVNFSPKTVPTFQPKVRTY from the coding sequence ATGTCTAACATTCGCACACTGACTTTTGACGCCATCATCATTGGTGGTGGTGGTGCCGGCATGCGCGCTGCGCTGCAGCTGGCTCAAGGTGGTCACAAGACCGCCGTAGTAACCAAGGTATTCCCGACTCGCTCGCACACCGTATCGGCTCAGGGTGGCATCACCTGTGCCATCGCCTCAGCTGATCCGAACGATGATTGGCGCTGGCACATGTACGATACCGTCAAGGGTTCCGACTACATCGGTGACCAGGACGCTATCGAATACATGTGTTCGGTTGGCCCGGAAGCGGTCTTTGAGCTTGAGCACATGGGTCTGCCGTTCTCCCGTACTGAACAGGGTCGCATCTATCAGCGTCCGTTCGGCGGTCAGTCCAAGAACTTCGGTGAAGGCGGTCAGGCTGCCCGTACCTGTGCTGCTGCTGACCGTACCGGTCACGCGCTGCTGCACACGCTGTATCAGAACAACGTCAAGCACAACACGACCTTCCTGAACGAGTGGTACGCAGTTGATCTGGTGAAGAACCAGGACGGCGCCATCGTTGGTGTTATCGCGATCTGCATCGAGACCGGCGAGACCGTCTACATTCGCGCCAAGGCCACCGTGCTGGCCACCGGCGGTGCTGGTCGCATCTATGCGTCTACTACCAATGCTCTGATCAACACCGGTGACGGTGTCGGCATGGCCCTGCGTGCCGGTGTGCCGGTGCAGGACATCGAGATGTGGCAGTTCCACCCGACCGGTATCGCCGGCGCCGGTGTCCTGGTTACCGAAGGTTGCCGTGGCGAAGGTGGTTACCTGATCAACGCCCACGGCGAGCGCTTCATGGAGCGTTATGCTCCGAACGCGAAGGACCTGGCTGGTCGTGACGTTGTCGCGCGCTCCATGGTCAAGGAAATTCTGGCCGGCAACGGCGTAGGTCCCAACAAGGATCACGTACTGCTGAAGCTGGATCACCTGGGTGAAGAAGTGCTGCACAGCCGTCTGCCGGGTATCTGTGAACTGTCCAAGACCTTTGCGCATGTTGATCCGGTCACCGCGCCGGTTCCGGTTGTGCCGACCTGTCACTACATGATGGGTGGTGTGGCTACCAACATTCACGGTCAGGCCATCACCCAGGACGCCGAAGGTAACGACAAGATCGTTGAAGGCCTGTTCGCTGTTGGTGAGATTGCCTGCGTGTCGGTACACGGTGCCAACCGTCTGGGTGGCAACTCGCTGCTTGACCTGGTGGTGTTTGGCCGTGCTGCCGGCCTGCACCTGGAGTCGGCCCTGAAAGAGGGTATCGATTACCGCGGCGCTTCGGAGTCCGATATCGAGGCCTCCCTGGCTCGTCTGTCTGGCATTAACGAACGCGCTACTGGCGAAGACGTTGCGCCGCTGCGCAAAGAACTGCAGGACTGCATGCAGAACTACTTCGGTGTGTTCCGCACCGGCGAGTACATGCAGAAAGGCATCAAGCAGCTTGCTGACCTGCGTGAACGCATCGCCAACGTCAAGATCGACGACAAGAGCCAGGCGTTCAACACTGCACGTATCGAAGCACTGGAACTGCAAAACCTGCTGGAAGTGGCAGAAGCCACCGCCATCGCAGCCGAGGGCCGCAAAGAAAGCCGTGGCGCTCACGCCCGCGAAGACTTCGAGGATCGCGATGACGAGAACTGGCTGTGCCACAGCCTGTTCATGCCGGGCACCAAGGAACTCAGAAAGCGCGCAGTTAACTTCTCGCCGAAGACCGTTCCGACGTTCCAGCCTAAAGTGCGTACCTACTGA
- the sdhD gene encoding succinate dehydrogenase, hydrophobic membrane anchor protein, producing the protein MVTNVTNLSRSGLYDWMAQRVSAVLLAVYVLFLLGYLICNPGLTYADWQGLFAQNWMRIFSILALVALSVHAWVGMWTISTDYLTPMALGKSATVIRFLFQAVCGLAMFVFFVWGVQILWGN; encoded by the coding sequence ATGGTAACGAATGTCACCAACCTGTCTCGCAGCGGCCTTTATGACTGGATGGCGCAACGCGTCTCCGCCGTGCTGCTGGCTGTTTATGTGCTGTTTCTGCTTGGTTACCTGATTTGCAACCCAGGGCTGACCTACGCTGACTGGCAAGGGCTGTTCGCGCAGAACTGGATGCGTATCTTCAGCATTCTGGCGCTGGTCGCACTCAGTGTGCATGCCTGGGTAGGAATGTGGACCATTTCTACCGACTACCTGACTCCCATGGCGCTTGGCAAATCTGCCACCGTTATCCGCTTCCTGTTCCAGGCGGTTTGCGGTCTGGCCATGTTTGTGTTCTTTGTCTGGGGCGTGCAGATTCTCTGGGGTAACTAA
- the sdhC gene encoding succinate dehydrogenase, cytochrome b556 subunit, with the protein MNIAVNSKRPVNLDLRTIKLPVTAYTSILHRISGVILFVAIAILLWMLDTSLSSESGFEQVKSCLQNPLAKLVVWGIVSALLYHLIAGVRHLVMDAGVGEGLESGKRGSQVVIVVSAIVIVLLGVWIW; encoded by the coding sequence GTGAATATAGCCGTGAATAGCAAAAGACCCGTCAACCTAGACCTCAGGACAATCAAGCTTCCTGTAACCGCATACACGTCGATTTTGCATCGCATCTCTGGCGTTATCCTGTTCGTCGCAATTGCAATCCTGCTCTGGATGCTCGACACCTCTCTCAGCTCCGAGAGCGGCTTTGAACAGGTCAAGAGCTGCTTGCAGAACCCCCTGGCCAAACTGGTCGTCTGGGGTATCGTCTCCGCATTGCTTTACCACCTGATTGCCGGTGTTCGTCACCTGGTGATGGATGCAGGTGTGGGTGAAGGCCTGGAGAGCGGTAAGCGTGGTTCGCAGGTAGTAATCGTGGTATCTGCCATTGTGATTGTTCTTCTGGGGGTGTGGATATGGTAA
- the gltA gene encoding citrate synthase has translation MADKKAQLIIEGAAPIDLPVYSGTMGPDVVDVRGLTGEGVFTFDPGFMATSSCESKITYIDGDKGILLHRGYPIDQLAEKSDFLETCYLLLKGELPNAEEKTKFDNTIKNHTMVHEQLKNFFNGFRRDAHPMAIMCGVVGALSAFYHDSLDINDPHHREISAVRLIAKMPTLAAMVYKYSMGQPMMYPRNDLSYSENFLHMMFNTPCDEKKISPVLAKAMDRIFVLHADHEQNASTSTVRLAGSSGANPFACIAAGIAALWGPAHGGANEAVLRMLDEIGDVSNIEKFVAKAKDKDDPFKLMGFGHRVYKNFDPRAKVMKQTCDEVLAELGINDPQLELAMKLEEIARNDPYFKERNLYPNVDFYSGIILKAIGIPTEMFTVIFATGRTPGWIAHWNEMISGPYKIGRPRQLYTGSEQRDYPSK, from the coding sequence ATGGCTGACAAAAAAGCGCAGTTGATCATCGAGGGCGCGGCCCCCATCGATCTGCCGGTCTACTCCGGGACTATGGGTCCCGACGTCGTGGATGTACGCGGCCTCACTGGCGAAGGCGTCTTCACCTTCGACCCCGGCTTCATGGCCACCTCTTCCTGCGAATCCAAGATCACTTACATTGATGGTGACAAGGGCATTCTGCTGCACCGCGGCTACCCGATTGATCAGCTGGCAGAAAAGTCTGACTTCCTGGAAACCTGCTACCTGCTGCTCAAGGGCGAGCTGCCCAACGCAGAGGAAAAGACCAAGTTCGACAACACCATCAAGAACCACACCATGGTTCATGAGCAGCTGAAGAACTTCTTCAACGGCTTCCGTCGCGACGCTCACCCGATGGCCATCATGTGTGGCGTTGTCGGCGCCCTGTCGGCCTTCTACCACGACTCGCTGGACATCAACGATCCGCATCACCGCGAAATCTCCGCCGTGCGCCTGATCGCCAAGATGCCAACCCTGGCTGCCATGGTCTACAAGTACTCCATGGGCCAGCCCATGATGTACCCGCGCAACGACCTGAGCTACTCCGAAAACTTCCTGCACATGATGTTCAACACACCCTGTGACGAGAAGAAGATCAGCCCGGTACTGGCCAAGGCAATGGACCGCATTTTCGTCCTGCACGCCGACCACGAACAGAACGCTTCCACCTCCACGGTCCGCCTGGCAGGCTCCTCCGGCGCCAACCCGTTCGCCTGTATCGCTGCCGGCATTGCCGCCCTGTGGGGCCCGGCACACGGCGGTGCAAACGAAGCCGTACTGCGCATGCTGGACGAAATTGGCGACGTATCGAACATCGAGAAATTTGTCGCCAAGGCCAAGGACAAAGACGATCCGTTCAAGCTGATGGGCTTCGGTCACCGCGTTTACAAGAACTTTGACCCGCGCGCCAAAGTCATGAAGCAGACCTGCGACGAAGTACTGGCCGAGCTGGGCATCAACGACCCGCAACTTGAGCTGGCGATGAAGCTGGAAGAGATCGCACGCAACGATCCCTACTTCAAAGAGCGCAACCTGTACCCGAACGTCGACTTCTACTCCGGCATCATCCTGAAGGCGATCGGCATTCCGACCGAAATGTTCACCGTTATCTTCGCCACCGGCCGCACCCCGGGCTGGATTGCCCACTGGAACGAGATGATCAGCGGTCCGTACAAGATTGGCCGTCCGCGCCAGCTGTACACCGGCTCCGAGCAGCGCGATTACCCTTCCAAGTAA
- a CDS encoding IS4 family transposase, protein MPIQQQLLDLGELFNFSDLSTFTQNIPVEWVASALNLSAQATIRRRRLPSDQVLWLVLGMALFRDEPVHEVARRLNICAQGLASDQLLARSGVTEARKRLGADPVEHLFRQTAKQWGCERYEGDDWKGLQVFAVDGALLRTPDSPELREHFGSGNTGTERQTPFPMLRLVALMNVRSHVILDAQLSPYRGSEMRLAETFLSQIPDNSVTLFDKGFWGADLLLSVVDGGNNRHWLTPARKNVVMEEVERYSEYDRRVRMKVSPQARKRNPSLPTHWEVREVSYKSHGNIRSLLTSLPVEGYSAKAVAELYLERWEIELGFRDIKSSMQQNAVTLRSKKVELVYQEVWGLLLAYNIIRREASQAAVAFGRAPSDIRFKPACQYIAVQLIVMAAANPVSATGRRLSELRGGVGGLFLDHRPRPARPRTVKISKTRYPVNRKAAPLK, encoded by the coding sequence ATGCCCATTCAGCAGCAATTGCTCGACCTCGGCGAGCTCTTCAACTTCTCTGACCTCAGCACCTTCACTCAGAACATCCCTGTTGAATGGGTTGCGAGCGCGCTCAATTTATCGGCGCAAGCCACCATCAGGCGTCGGCGCCTACCCAGTGACCAAGTACTTTGGCTGGTGCTGGGTATGGCCCTGTTTCGCGACGAGCCAGTGCATGAGGTTGCTAGGCGACTGAACATTTGCGCCCAAGGTTTGGCCTCTGATCAGTTGCTGGCTCGAAGCGGCGTAACTGAAGCACGTAAGCGCTTGGGGGCAGATCCGGTTGAGCACCTGTTCCGCCAGACCGCCAAGCAATGGGGATGCGAGCGATACGAAGGCGATGACTGGAAAGGGTTGCAGGTATTCGCGGTGGATGGCGCACTGCTGCGAACCCCCGACTCGCCCGAGTTGAGGGAGCACTTTGGCTCTGGCAACACAGGTACTGAACGCCAAACGCCTTTTCCGATGCTACGGCTCGTTGCCTTGATGAACGTACGCTCACACGTGATCCTGGATGCCCAACTCAGCCCGTATCGCGGCAGCGAAATGCGCTTGGCCGAGACCTTCCTGAGTCAGATTCCGGACAACTCAGTCACATTGTTCGATAAAGGCTTCTGGGGCGCTGATCTGCTGCTAAGCGTGGTGGATGGAGGCAACAATCGGCATTGGCTGACGCCAGCCCGCAAGAACGTCGTGATGGAGGAAGTCGAGCGTTATAGCGAATACGATCGCCGTGTTCGGATGAAAGTCTCACCTCAGGCCCGCAAGCGGAACCCTAGTCTACCTACGCATTGGGAGGTACGAGAGGTCAGCTATAAAAGCCATGGGAACATCAGGTCACTGCTCACCTCGTTGCCAGTCGAGGGCTACAGCGCAAAGGCCGTCGCTGAGCTGTACTTGGAGCGCTGGGAGATTGAACTCGGCTTTCGCGACATCAAAAGCTCGATGCAGCAGAACGCGGTAACACTGCGAAGCAAGAAGGTTGAGCTGGTTTACCAGGAGGTCTGGGGGCTGTTGCTGGCATACAACATCATTCGGCGAGAGGCTAGTCAAGCGGCTGTGGCCTTTGGTCGAGCACCCTCGGACATACGCTTCAAACCGGCCTGTCAGTACATCGCCGTCCAGCTCATCGTCATGGCTGCAGCGAATCCGGTATCGGCAACAGGTAGAAGGCTATCGGAGCTGCGCGGCGGGGTCGGAGGGTTATTTTTGGATCACCGCCCAAGGCCAGCAAGACCAAGGACGGTGAAGATTTCCAAAACCCGCTACCCGGTAAATCGCAAGGCTGCTCCGCTTAAGTGA
- a CDS encoding EamA family transporter: MSPADLGRALIVILLWGLNFVVIKIGLDGLPPMLLGATRFTLAAIPAVFFIRRPKVPLRWLLAYGMTISFGQFAFLFSAMDNGMPAGLASLALQSQAFFTLLLAAALIGEKVRAHNLIGLLVAAAGLLFIGLHSGTSMTLTGLALTLCAALMWACGNIITKRVGQVDLTALVVWGSLVPPLPFFAMSLWLEGPERISQALTHISGSSIFALIYLAFGATLLGYGLWSRLLSRYPAGQVAPFSMLVPVIGLSSAALLLGESLSALQLVGTALVMGGLVINVFGGRLRRGSAQVLATASVSDSSQPMIRSASARD, from the coding sequence ATGTCACCGGCAGATCTTGGCCGAGCCCTGATTGTCATCCTCCTGTGGGGGCTCAACTTTGTCGTCATCAAGATTGGTCTCGACGGGCTGCCACCCATGCTGCTCGGCGCCACGCGCTTCACCCTGGCGGCCATTCCTGCGGTGTTTTTCATCCGCCGACCCAAGGTGCCGCTGCGCTGGCTGCTCGCCTACGGCATGACCATTTCCTTCGGCCAGTTTGCATTTCTGTTCAGCGCCATGGACAACGGCATGCCCGCCGGCCTGGCCTCGCTGGCCCTGCAGTCCCAGGCGTTTTTCACCCTGCTGCTGGCTGCCGCGCTGATTGGCGAGAAGGTGCGCGCACACAACCTGATCGGCTTGCTGGTAGCTGCGGCCGGCCTGCTGTTTATTGGCCTGCACAGCGGCACCAGCATGACCCTAACCGGCCTGGCACTCACCCTCTGCGCCGCACTGATGTGGGCCTGCGGCAACATCATCACCAAACGTGTCGGGCAGGTAGACCTGACGGCGCTGGTGGTCTGGGGCAGCCTGGTTCCGCCACTGCCCTTTTTCGCAATGTCGCTCTGGCTGGAGGGGCCTGAGCGCATCAGCCAGGCACTGACACATATCAGCGGGTCGTCGATTTTCGCGCTGATCTACCTTGCCTTCGGTGCAACGCTGCTCGGTTACGGGCTCTGGAGCCGACTGCTATCGCGCTACCCGGCAGGACAGGTTGCCCCCTTTTCCATGCTGGTGCCGGTGATTGGCCTCAGTTCAGCGGCGCTGCTGTTGGGTGAATCACTCAGCGCGCTGCAATTGGTCGGCACGGCACTGGTTATGGGCGGCTTGGTGATCAACGTCTTCGGCGGCCGACTGCGCCGTGGCTCTGCTCAGGTGCTGGCAACTGCCAGTGTTTCGGATTCGAGCCAACCGATGATACGCAGCGCATCAGCTCGGGACTGA
- a CDS encoding YkgJ family cysteine cluster protein produces MECRSECGACCTATSISSPIPGMPQGKPAGVPCVQLLPDMRCAIFASPERPAVCAGFLPEASVCGQSRADALRIIGWLESETLAVAST; encoded by the coding sequence ATGGAGTGTCGGTCTGAGTGCGGCGCCTGCTGCACGGCGACGTCGATCAGCTCGCCGATTCCGGGTATGCCGCAGGGTAAGCCGGCGGGCGTTCCCTGCGTGCAGCTGCTACCGGATATGCGCTGTGCGATCTTTGCCTCACCGGAGCGCCCGGCGGTGTGCGCGGGCTTTCTGCCTGAGGCGTCGGTGTGTGGTCAGTCCCGAGCTGATGCGCTGCGTATCATCGGTTGGCTCGAATCCGAAACACTGGCAGTTGCCAGCACCTGA